One genomic region from Longimicrobium sp. encodes:
- a CDS encoding DUF1572 domain-containing protein, producing MADVGTEYLRVVRARFAEAKGYADRAMAQVSDEQLSWSPGAESNSIAVIVKHVAGNMVSRWTDFLTTDGEKPDRDRDGEFEVDSVTREELLAVWERGWRVFFGALDSLSEDDLLRTVTIRQEPHTVIEAIERQMYHYSYHVGQIVYLAKQLADADWRTLTIPRRR from the coding sequence ATGGCGGACGTGGGCACCGAGTACCTGAGGGTCGTGCGGGCACGGTTCGCGGAGGCGAAGGGCTACGCGGACCGGGCGATGGCCCAGGTGAGCGACGAGCAGCTCTCCTGGTCGCCCGGGGCGGAGTCGAACTCCATCGCCGTGATCGTCAAGCACGTGGCGGGGAACATGGTCTCCCGCTGGACCGACTTCCTCACCACCGACGGGGAGAAGCCGGACCGCGACCGCGACGGAGAGTTCGAGGTGGATTCGGTGACCCGGGAGGAGCTGCTGGCCGTGTGGGAGCGGGGCTGGCGCGTCTTCTTCGGGGCGCTGGACTCGCTCAGCGAAGACGACCTCCTGCGGACGGTCACCATCCGGCAGGAGCCCCACACGGTGATCGAGGCGATCGAGCGGCAGATGTACCACTACTCGTACCACGTCGGCCAGATCGTCTACCTGGCCAAGCAGCTGGCCGACGCGGACTGGCGGACGCTGACGATCCCGCGCAGGCGGTAG
- a CDS encoding IS110 family transposase has product MQAEGEELSTPITSHQEEAMMLHAIDLHKTVLQIASTPADGNRVIAEKRLPATEAALAAYLAQWPASRHRIVVEATGGWYWIADFCRTRKIELTLAHPWKLKAISEAKVKTDGIDTHTLLTMLRLDLIPKAHQVSPERREPRDLLRLRLRLVQKRISSLNSIARLLEKFNRSSVEELPELVQLQARFHQEQIATLERQIRAIVKTLHRRLVADEDVQRLLRIPGIGRINAFTIYLEIDDIKRFPGVKNFFSYARLVPGADNSAHSVRSKRSRVGNRYLKLAFSHAAVRAIQLYPEIRDAYRKRLRKKNKALAQAWVRKELGRIVYHVLKDRRDFAGEFRGRKLSRTKTSQWPLRASPPRQLAPAGSEPRH; this is encoded by the coding sequence GTGCAGGCCGAAGGTGAGGAGCTGTCTACTCCGATCACTTCTCACCAGGAGGAAGCGATGATGCTCCACGCAATCGACCTGCACAAGACCGTTCTTCAGATCGCCTCGACGCCGGCCGACGGCAATCGGGTGATCGCGGAGAAGCGCCTGCCCGCCACCGAGGCCGCGCTGGCGGCGTACCTGGCCCAGTGGCCCGCGTCGCGGCACCGGATCGTCGTCGAAGCGACCGGCGGCTGGTACTGGATCGCCGACTTCTGCCGGACGCGCAAGATCGAGCTGACGCTTGCGCATCCCTGGAAGCTCAAGGCGATCAGCGAGGCGAAGGTCAAGACCGACGGCATCGACACCCATACGCTGCTGACGATGCTCCGCCTGGACCTGATCCCCAAGGCTCACCAGGTCTCGCCCGAGCGGCGCGAGCCGCGCGATCTGCTGCGCCTGCGGCTGCGGCTGGTCCAGAAGCGGATCTCGTCGCTGAACAGCATCGCACGCCTGCTGGAGAAGTTCAACCGCAGCTCGGTCGAGGAGCTCCCCGAGCTGGTCCAGCTCCAGGCGCGCTTCCACCAGGAGCAGATCGCCACGCTGGAGCGGCAGATCCGCGCGATCGTGAAGACGCTGCATCGCCGGCTCGTCGCCGACGAGGACGTGCAGCGCCTGCTGCGCATCCCGGGCATCGGCAGGATCAACGCCTTCACCATCTACCTGGAGATCGACGACATCAAGCGCTTCCCGGGCGTGAAGAACTTCTTCTCCTACGCCCGCCTGGTGCCGGGGGCCGACAACTCGGCGCACTCGGTCCGCAGCAAGCGCTCGCGGGTGGGCAACCGCTACCTGAAGCTCGCCTTCAGCCACGCGGCCGTGCGCGCCATCCAGCTCTACCCGGAGATCCGCGACGCCTACCGCAAGCGGCTGCGCAAGAAGAACAAGGCGCTCGCGCAGGCCTGGGTGCGCAAGGAACTCGGGCGCATCGTCTACCACGTCCTCAAGGACCGCCGCGACTTCGCCGGCGAGTTCCGCGGACGCAAGCTGAGCCGGACGAAGACCTCGCAGTGGCCCCTCCGGGCAAGCCCCCCGCGGCAACTGGCTCCGGCAGGATCGGAACCGCGCCATTGA
- a CDS encoding MmcQ/YjbR family DNA-binding protein, producing MSTDHLDRVRRICLALPEAVEQEAWGEPTFRVRKKMFAMFAGAGNHHGGGRDCLWCNAPLGVQEHLVGSEPEKYFVPPYVGVKGWIGIVLDHVDDAEVEAQVVQSYCMVAPKKLQALVGG from the coding sequence ATGAGCACGGACCACCTGGACCGGGTGCGGCGGATCTGCCTGGCGCTGCCCGAGGCGGTGGAGCAGGAGGCCTGGGGCGAGCCGACGTTCCGCGTGCGCAAGAAGATGTTCGCCATGTTCGCCGGCGCCGGCAACCACCATGGCGGGGGCCGCGACTGCCTCTGGTGCAACGCGCCGCTGGGGGTGCAGGAGCACCTCGTCGGCTCTGAGCCGGAGAAGTACTTCGTGCCCCCGTACGTGGGGGTGAAGGGGTGGATCGGGATCGTGCTGGACCACGTCGACGACGCGGAGGTCGAGGCGCAGGTGGTCCAGTCCTACTGCATGGTCGCGCCGAAGAAGCTCCAGGCGCTCGTCGGCGGCTGA